The proteins below come from a single Eucalyptus grandis isolate ANBG69807.140 chromosome 3, ASM1654582v1, whole genome shotgun sequence genomic window:
- the LOC104429792 gene encoding 6-hydroxynicotinate 3-monooxygenase-like, protein MNYSNDLSHQNKPKPKAVIVGGSIAGVSCAHALILAGWDVVVIEKSCRPPKGNPTGAGLAFDPLSQELIGSWTGRPELLHDITSPLAIDLNQAINDEKSMKILARDENFNHRAAHWSSLHHHLFSALPPEIFLWGHLFLSFSISKDKRPVKIRAQVLDTEETVEVDGDLLVAADGCNSLIRKNYFPDVKLRYSGYCGWRGVLDYSGIEDSKTIKNVREAYPELGKCLYIDLTPGNHTVFFEIPNKRLNWTWCLNQPEPHLKGNSVTMKVSDEMIQKMYQDAEKIWHPTLVQVMRETREPFVNAIYDCDPLERIVWDNVVLIGDAAHPTTPHSSRSTNMSILDAAVLGQCLEKWGSENLMAALEEYQSIRLPIASKQVLHARRVGRIKQGLELPDCKSFNPNTANWEECKMLLQRAVPFFGHNPLL, encoded by the exons ATGAATTACAGTAATGATCTTTCTCATCAAAACAAGCCGAAGCCGAAGGCCGTGATCGTAGGAGGAAGCATAGCAGGTGTGTCATGTGCGCATGCGCTCATTCTGGCGGGGTGGGACGTTGTGGTCATAGAGAAATCGTGCAGGCCTCCGAAAGGAAACCCCACTGGCGCAGGACTCGCGTTTGATCCGCTCTCTCAGGAGCTCATCGGGTCCTGGACTGGACGCCCTGAACTCCTCCATGACATCACCTCCCCTCTCGCTATTGATCTT AACCAAGCAATCAATGATGAGAAATCCATGAAGATACTAGCAAGAGATGAGAATTTCAATCATAGAGCAGCACATTGGTCCAGTCTGCATCACCACCTGTTCTCTGCATTGCCACCAGAAATATTCCTGTGGGGccatcttttcctctctttttctatttccaagGATAAGCGACCGGTCAAAATCAGGGCCCAAGTTCTCGACACCGAAGAAACTGTGGAAGTAGACGGAGATTTGCTCGTCGCTGCAGATGGATGCAACTCTCTGATTCGCAAGAACTATTTTCCCGACGTCAAACTAAG GTATTCAGGCTACTGCGGCTGGAGAGGAGTTCTTGATTATTCGGGGATTGAAGATTCCAAAACCATCAAGAACGTTAGGGAGGCATATCCGGAGCTCGGAAAATGCTTGTACATCGACTTGACGCCCGGAAATCATACCGTTTTTTTTGAGATCCCAAACAAAAGGCTGAACTGGACATGGTGTTTGAACCAACCTGAGCCTCACTTAAAG GGCAATTCGGTTACTATGAAAGTAAGTGATGAAATGATTCAGAAGATGTACCAAGATGCAGAGAAAATTTGGCATCCTACTTTGGTTCAGGTCATGAGAGAAACTAGAGAACCTTTTGTCAATGCCATTTACGACTGTGATCCCCTAGAACGGATAGTTTGGGACAACGTGGTACTTATCGGCGACGCAGCACACCCCACAACACCACACAGCTCGAGGAGCACAAACATGTCGATTCTAGATGCGGCAGTCCTAGGCCAATGCTTGGAGAAGTGGGGGTCGGAAAATCTAATGGCTGCTCTTGAAGAATACCAATCCATTAGGTTACCCATTGCATCCAAGCAAGTCTTGCATGCCCGGCGAGTCGGGAGGATAAAACAAGGCCTTGAACTTCCTGACTGCAAATCTTTCAATCCTAACACAGCCAATTGGGAGGAATGCAAGATGCTTCTACAGAGAGCCGTGCCCTTCTTCGGGCATAACCCTTTGCTCTAA